CAGAAGCAAGTAGCGCACTCTGACTCCAGCACCCGCCCTGCTACGTCGCCGCGCTTGCTTCATACGGATTCCGCTTCATTGCAGCACAGCAAAGAAGGGCACCGTCTGTGCTTCCATATCGCGAAATCCGCATCTGTTCCTTCTCTTTCCGCTCAGATTTCACCAAGCATCCTGCCGATTCAATCGGAGTCCATATCAGTTGACTTGAACCGTTTTGGTCAATGCTTCGAGCTGACTCCGTACCAAAGCCCCTCTGTGTCGCGGCCGCGTCCCTTTACTCCTGGTCGTCGTAGACATGCAGCAGGGTAGCCTCGGGGTCGCCGCCGGGGTGGTGGTGGCGGGCCACCAGGCGGGCCACGCGCGGGCGGGCGCCGGCGTGGGCCAGCAGCCGAGCACCTAGCTCCGGGTGGTGGGCGCGGATGCCCAGCGCCCCCACAGGCGGCAGCACGCGGGCCAGGCGGTTAGGCACCAGGCCCACCAGCACCCGTTCCCACAGCCAGTAGGGCCGCAGGCTCTTGCCGCAGTCGTGCAGCAGCGCGGCGGCCAGCAGTTCGGGCCCCGCATCGGGGTGGTCGCGGCGCAGGTGGCGGGCCACGCGGCAGGCGTGTTCACGGTCACGTGGGTCCATGCCCCGGTACACCCGCGCCTCGGCGGGGGTCAACAGGGCGGCGGCCCAGTCGTCATCGGGCTGGGCATCTTCGGGACTCATGGAGCGCCACAGCCGGCTGAACTTGGCCGCGTAGCCGCTGACCTTGCGGCGAATGCGGGCGCTGAGGGTACGGCGGGCCATACCCAGAGCATACGCAAGGCCGCCCGCGTGCAGTGCGCGGGCGGCCTCCTGGGACGGTCTTAATCTGCGGCGGTTTCGGCCTCGACTTCCAGGGCGGCCAGGGCGCGCTCGGCGCTCATGGCGGCGCGGGTGCCGGCGCCCACGCTGGTGCCCAGCTGGCGGTAGATGTAGTCACTCACGTCCCCGGCGGCAAACAGCATGGGGACGCTGGTGTAGATCTCGTCAGTCACGTCCACATAGCCGTCGGGGCGCAGTTTAACCGTGTCCTGCACGAACTCGGTGTTCGGCACGTGCCCGATAAAGATAAACACGCCGTCGGTGGGCATCTCGCTTTCCTCGCCCGTTTTGAGGTTCTTCAGACGCACACCGGTCACGCTGTCGGCGCCTTCAATCTCCTCGACGGCCGTGTCCCAGATGAACTTCATCTTGGGGTTGGCAAAGGCGCGGGCCTGGGCCACCTTGTTGGCGCGCAGGCTGTCGCGGCGGTGAATCAGGGTCACTTCCTCGGCAAATTTGGTCAGGAACAGCCCTTCTTCAACGGCCGCGTCGCCGCCGCCCACCACGACCACCTTCTTGCCCCGGTAGAAAAAGCCGTCGCAGGTGGCGCAGGTGCTGACGCCTTTGCCCCAGAAGTGCTCCTCACCGGGCACGTTCAGGCGCTTGGGGTTGGCGCCGGTCGCCAGAATCACGGCCTTGGCGCGGTAGGTGCCGCTGTAGCCGGTCACGGTGAAGGGATACTCGTGCGACTGGTCGTCGTCCGTGCGGACGATAGACTGCACCTCGTCCATCTCAATAACGCCGCCGAACTTCTCGGCCTGCTGCTGCATGCGGCTGGCCAGTTCCATGCCGCTGATCGGCTCGGGAAAGCCGGGGTAGTTCTCGACTTCCTCGGTCTGAGCAATCTGGCCGCCGGGCAACCCCTTTTCCAGAATCAGGGTCTTGAGGCTGGCGCGGCCGGTGTAAATCGCAGCGGTCAGGCCGGCTGGGCCGCCGCCGACAATCACCACGTCATAGGTGTGGGTGTTCCCCGTCATAGAGGAAGCGTACCACCGGCCAGAGCCTCACGCTGTTAGCCAGACACAGTTTATTTTTTAAAGCATTGTTGGGGAGCGGGCAGGGGTGAGTAGAGTGTGGTCTCCCACAACGCCGAGCCCGCCAGGCCGCTGGACAGGTGAGGCGCTGTCCTCATCGGAAGCCAGGGGCACACAGCCCCCACCCCCGAGTTCAATTGAGCGGAAGGAGGTTTACCACTCCCCACTCACGCCTGCCCACTTCCCCTTTACCGCAGCGGCGTGAAATTCGTGACCGTCCATTCGCCAAACCCGTCGGCAATCCCGCCGTCGCCCAGGCCACTGTAGAGCGACACCGGAAAGCCCAGCGCCGGGTCGTAACTCACGCGCACCTCGGGGCAGCGTGCCCTGGCCTGTTCGCGCAGGATCTGGGCCACAGTGTCAAAGCGGCCTTCCAGGGTCAGGCGGGCCAGCGGGCTGGGCTCGCCCGACTCACCGGGCGCCAGCGCCGTCCCTGTCACCTGGCCTCC
This genomic stretch from Deinococcus betulae harbors:
- a CDS encoding HD domain-containing protein encodes the protein MARRTLSARIRRKVSGYAAKFSRLWRSMSPEDAQPDDDWAAALLTPAEARVYRGMDPRDREHACRVARHLRRDHPDAGPELLAAALLHDCGKSLRPYWLWERVLVGLVPNRLARVLPPVGALGIRAHHPELGARLLAHAGARPRVARLVARHHHPGGDPEATLLHVYDDQE
- the trxB gene encoding thioredoxin-disulfide reductase, which encodes MTGNTHTYDVVIVGGGPAGLTAAIYTGRASLKTLILEKGLPGGQIAQTEEVENYPGFPEPISGMELASRMQQQAEKFGGVIEMDEVQSIVRTDDDQSHEYPFTVTGYSGTYRAKAVILATGANPKRLNVPGEEHFWGKGVSTCATCDGFFYRGKKVVVVGGGDAAVEEGLFLTKFAEEVTLIHRRDSLRANKVAQARAFANPKMKFIWDTAVEEIEGADSVTGVRLKNLKTGEESEMPTDGVFIFIGHVPNTEFVQDTVKLRPDGYVDVTDEIYTSVPMLFAAGDVSDYIYRQLGTSVGAGTRAAMSAERALAALEVEAETAAD
- a CDS encoding DUF6174 domain-containing protein → MFKLPAAALLGLLMTAAPLAQAGGAGGPVPASGVCRPGYVRPDFAALNRQLRQARTLWQAQGLTTYRYDVRQVAAPVLFPTTRVTVRGGQVTGTALAPGESGEPSPLARLTLEGRFDTVAQILREQARARCPEVRVSYDPALGFPVSLYSGLGDGGIADGFGEWTVTNFTPLR